TAGCCCGTTTTCTATAGATGCATTTGAATAAAAATAGTATCACTTGATATGTCATAGTTTACGCCAACAAGCAGGAAGATAATAAAAACTGAGTAGGGTTGCACTGGTATTTAAGAAGGTAGGAGCAAAGTATAACGAAACATTTGACGTATTTACTACCCGTTTTCTTCATATTACAATATATATATAAGAATTTAAGGGAGGTAGGAAAACGGAAATGGAAATGGAGCAATTAATTAATCAAGTTGTATTACAGTATTTTCAAAATAAGGGTGTTCAAGAAAAATTTCTGGATTATCTGAACCGGCATGATGTTGTTAGTCGGGAGATATTTTCATATCTTGGCAAGGATTACTCAAATATTGGAGACAGTCTCTTATTCCCACCTATTCCCAAAAAAGTATTCCTTCGTAGAATTCCATTCTACTTCTATAAGCCAGACATAAGCGCAGATAGAGTAGGTTGCTTGTCCCAATATATTAACAGTTTTTATATTAACAATAGGAATGAAGAATCCTATCGCGACAAAATTGAAGTTTTTTATGAAGCGCTTGAAAAGTTATTATACGATTATAAAATTCCGGTTAGTGAGATCTTTGAATACCCCATTATTCAAAGTGGCCGCATCGAACAAGCAGACCTGCTTTTACAATGGGTGCATTATCTTGAGTTAGCACAAAAATACGATATAGAGGACCTAATTCCGCAACACTTTTTTATTTCCTATAATAGTCTGCTCGAAAAGGAAAAACTGCCCCCAGTCATTTTTGATTTAAAGGAAATGTATATCGGGGAATACGTGGGCAGAACGAAAAATATTTTCCGGATGGAAGGTACATTCCCTTGCGATGAAAAGGGAAGACCGATTATGCGATGGATAGGTGTTGATGTTAGAAACGCCACTCGCATATGGGCAGAGGTCAATGAAAAGCATAAGGGATATCTGTTTGTTGAAGCAAATCCTAAAACATTAATCCGAGGTCGGAATTGTTGGGGACCAAATGATGATGGTTCCGACGCTTGGTACGAGCTATATGCCGGTCCTCAACTGATGGAGTTTGATTTTGAGGCACTGAAAGACATAAGAAAGAGAGAGGGCTTAACACAGCAACAGATCGCTGATTGGATTGGTGCATCACTAAGAACATATCAAAAATGGGAAAGCGGAGACACGAATCCAGACTGTTACTACTTACTCAGATTAATGAACGTTCTGGATATTAGACAAGTATCGGAATTGACGAAAATAGTTGATGTTGATTGACTCATATTGTACCATTATTTGTAAAGCTACTTGCATTAGAAAGAAAGGTCATTTTTATATGAAATCAGTTTTAATTGGCAATGGAATCAATATCCAATTTGGCGGTAAGGCCTATTGCAATGACTTCATCTTAATGAGGATCATGTTCAACGCCAAAGCGAATAAATATAATCCATTGTTTGACGGCCTACTTTCAGGTGAAGGTATTGAGAGCATCTTCAGAGCTTTCGTAGATATTGCAAACAAAGCTCGAAACGGTGATTATGATAGAATCGGCAATTCTGATGACCGGAAAGCCATTGCGGATTTTAAGGACAGATATACCGTTCCCATCACGAAATATTATGAGATTATGCTTGAGGACTGGTTTCTGCTGATCCGGTTGTTCTTTATTGCGAATGCCGACATAAAAGATCAGTGGCAGTCAGCAAAGCAAGGATTTGAGCGTATAATCCTTGATGGAATCTATAATGATGGGATGCTTACTGACGTCCATCAAAATATGAACAAAAAGGTAAAGCGTTTTTTTGCTGGATTCGATAATATTTTTTCTCTTAATTATGATTGCAACCTCGAAGCGTTAACAGGTAGGAATGTGCTTCATCTACACGGCAACTATTCTGTCCCCGCTGACAGTGAAAACCCCGATACTGTCGAAGGGTATATGCGCCAGCAGGCAGGGCAGCTGGTTGTCATTGACGAGTTCCGGCATTGCTTTTGTAATGCGCTGCTGGATTATAGCGGCGAACTCAAAATTAAACGAGCTTTATATGTCAAGAAAGGTACCACCGAAATGAATCGCTGGCTTGAGCTATCAAGACGCGACGAAGCGGAATTTAAAAAGCAAACCGCACTTCTGAGGGCAAAGGACGAATATGCTTTCCAGTTCGTTAACACGTACGTTCAGAACCCTAATCTGAAGGTAGGCACGGATTTACCATTTTGAAGCGCTCTCAAAGTTAGAGGGAGAACTGCATATCATAGGGCTGTCCCCAAACAATGACAGCCATATATTCAGGTGCATAAACGAAAGCAAGTTGGAGAAAGTCTGGTTTTACTATTTTTCCGAAACAAATAAAGACATCCCTGTCGCCAAACCCTATGAACCATTGTTCGTCAAGGATTTATGGAAATCGTTAGACGCTGAAAAGAAAATATACAATAACTCCTATCCCATACCGGATAACCCCGAAGTGGATAAGTTTATCGAGGTGTTCAATGCGTTGTCGTTTGACCCAATTCCCAAGAAGAAAATTATTGACGAAGTAAACTCTATCCCACAGTTTGAAGCGACCCGGCTATGTACAATGGTAAGAAAAAAGATGGAAGAGCAAAAAAGCCGTGGAAATCCCAAAAACGAAAAAGAGCTGGAACGGGACATCTTAGAGATCGGCAGTATAGGGTTGCGTGAAGGGGTTTTGCCTGCCGCCCTGTTAATGCTGTATATAATGAATTATAAGAATTAGGGTAAAAATCACCAAGCGAGCGGGGGTAAATTAATGTGCGAAGTTAATGTTAGTGATGATTTTGGTATATGCCAGTTTGGTAACTATGCTTTGTTTAACCCTGAAAATATTAGCAGCCTCTCAAAGAAAATTATTGATATATCTAAACCATTTACAAAATTGCTCCCTGTTTTGAAGGAAATAAAAAACATGTATATTGTCTCTTGTTTTCAAAAGAGTGATGAGATAACCAATGCAATTGAATTAATCCGCCTATGCCGTAATAACCATACCTTTATTACGGTTATTACCCCAAAAGCCTCATTAAGAGGTCAATTGGCAGTTAATCAAATTAAAAATGAAGCGGACATTTTTTTGATTCTTGAAAATGAATATTGGGAAGATGAGAAAATAGTTGACCCAGTATCGTATGCAATTTCGTTTTTGGTTGAAGCATTTGATGAAGTAATAATAAGCAAAGATCACGTGCCGTCGTATGATGGCCCACTTTATGCATTTTCTAAATCTGGAACAGCGGAAATAATAACATTTAAAGTTCTAAAAAGTGAATATGAAAAAGAAAATTATGAGATTGCTGACGAAATAAAAGAAAAACTATCTGGAAAGCGTTTAGCCTTATTAAATATAAAGTCATGTGATGATGTGCGTGTATGGCCTAAGGAGGTAATAACTAAGGCTGTTAAACGCGCTTCTGGAAATATGCTTTATGCTTCTTGGTGTTCTTTATTTGGTCAAAGCATTGGTAAAAGAACATGGGTAACAGTTATTGTTTCAGATTTAGATAATAAGGATAATAGCTATAATGGCCCCAAAAATAGGACTTTTTTTCAAGGTGGACACTTATGATAACAAAACCTTCATTTCTTTCCTTATAGGAATACTCGTAAAAAATAATTTTAATATTTAAACAATAATGAAGTAACTATATAGCATAAAGAGATCAAAGTGGCACCGCCACCGGGAAAAAATCTGCTTTTTACGCCATTAGCAAAGAAATTGTTATTTTCTCCGATAGCGATCAAAACAAGTGAATCTGTTTTTATATCATTAATAGTTTGGGTTAAGCCTTTAACCCGTACAGTTTGAAAAAAGAAATAAAAGAAAGCTGAAAACATGAAGAGAGCTGAATTAAAGAAGAAGGCTCCGGGTGTTAAAAACAGGCTCAGAGCCAATAACAATTTAACATCACCTCCCCTCATCGCCCCGTGGGAATAGACGAATAAGAGAATTAAGAAAAGGAAAAAGAAAGAAACGCCATAGCTTACGGAATATGTTTTGGCGTATATGACATAAATTATCCCGAGAATAAACCCGGGTAT
This genomic stretch from Dehalobacter restrictus DSM 9455 harbors:
- a CDS encoding helix-turn-helix domain-containing protein, with protein sequence MEMEQLINQVVLQYFQNKGVQEKFLDYLNRHDVVSREIFSYLGKDYSNIGDSLLFPPIPKKVFLRRIPFYFYKPDISADRVGCLSQYINSFYINNRNEESYRDKIEVFYEALEKLLYDYKIPVSEIFEYPIIQSGRIEQADLLLQWVHYLELAQKYDIEDLIPQHFFISYNSLLEKEKLPPVIFDLKEMYIGEYVGRTKNIFRMEGTFPCDEKGRPIMRWIGVDVRNATRIWAEVNEKHKGYLFVEANPKTLIRGRNCWGPNDDGSDAWYELYAGPQLMEFDFEALKDIRKREGLTQQQIADWIGASLRTYQKWESGDTNPDCYYLLRLMNVLDIRQVSELTKIVDVD
- a CDS encoding A24 family peptidase, which encodes MIKCMVNYLALLIPLVMLSICVLTDWQKRKIYNWVTIPGFILGIIYVIYAKTYSVSYGVSFFFLFLILLFVYSHGAMRGGDVKLLLALSLFLTPGAFFFNSALFMFSAFFYFFFQTVRVKGLTQTINDIKTDSLVLIAIGENNNFFANGVKSRFFPGGGATLISLCYIVTSLLFKY